The nucleotide sequence aagaGGACGATGGATGTGGAagggaaatcccacaggaggatgggtgatGTAAAAGTGAGAGTtcacagaggaggaagggggctggggaaaagagatcccacaggaagaaggggaataGCGAAAAAAGAACCTCCAAGAGGAAAGGGATGAAAGGGATGTtgaaggaagatcccacaggaggatgaggaaGAAGGATgaagaagggagatcccacaggaggatgaatgATTGGTAAGGaagatctcacaggagggagcagatgggaagggagatcccacgggaggtagggtgttggggaagtgagatcccataggaggaaggggaatggagaagagagatcccacaggtgcaATGGGAATAGGGAAAGGAGATTCCCCCAAGAGCaagggggacgtggaagagagatccgacaggaggataGGGGAAGGTGCAGACAGATGCCattggaggaagggggataggcaagagagatccgacaggaagaagCGGATGGGGAAAGGATTTCACTCAggtggaagggggctggggaagagagaccccacagatACAAGGGGAATAGGAAAGATAGAGATACCAAAGGAGGAAGaaggatggtgaagggagatcccacagtagggaGGGAtctgggggagagatatcccacaggagtaagggggattgcAGTGAAATCCCACTTGAGGAGAGAGAATGggggcgagagatcccacagaaggaaggggaatggggaagagagatcacactgGATGAATGTTGTTGTGAAAAAAACAACCCAGCGAAGGAAAACTGTTGGGGATCCCACAGGATGATTGGTGATCTGAatagagtgatcccacaggagggatgggatggggaagagagattgcaCAGGATGAAGTGtgttggggaagggagatcccataggaggaatgtgagatggggaagagagctctCACAGAAGGGAGGGGAATGGGGATAAGAGATCACACTGAAAGAAGGAGGATAGGGAAGAGAGGACCCACAGAAGAGAGGTGGATGGGGATGTGAGATGCCACAGGAGTGAAGAGgatgggaagagatcccacaggagaaaggagggtggggaagagagatcgcacaggaggaatgagctggggaagagagctcccacaggaggaaggaggatagggAAGAGGGGTTCCACAGAagagagggggatggggatgagagatcccacaggagagaAGAGGATTGGGAGGAGAGACCACACAGGAGAACTcgggatggggaagaaatcccacaggagaaaaaaaggatggggaagagacctcccacgggagaaaggggatgaggaagagagatgccactggaggaaggtgatgggcaaataagttcacacaggaggaaggagattgggccacagagatcccacaggaggaagtggttggggaggagagaccccacaggaggaattgggatggggagtagagatcccactggaggaaggggatggggaatagagatcccacctCCAGTGGATTATGGGAATGAGAGATCTCGCATGTGGAAGGCAAATAGGGGAAAgggatcccagaggaggaagggggttggggtgtATAGGTCCTACAGGATGAAGGGTGCTGCGGAGTTGCGGTCgtcaagaggaaggggaatgtggaagaGATTTCCCCTGGAGAAAGGGGTGGGGAAGTaagttcccagaggaggaagcAGGTTGGagcacagagatcccacaggagagaAGGGGATTGGgaggagatcccacagtaagaatCGGGATGGGAAtgcaagatcccacaggagaaatcgGGATGGTGGAGGGAGATCTACAGGAGGaatgagatggggaagagagttcccacaggaggaaggatggggaagagaggttcCACAGAAGAGAGGCGGATGGGgatgagaaatcccacaggagggaagAGGATGTggaggagagatcacacaggaaaaatcaggatagggaagagagataccacaggaggaaggggaatggtgaagagagatcccacaggaataaGTCGaattggaagagagatcccacagcgggaatcagatggggaagagagctcccacaggaggaagaaggatAGGGAATAGAAGCCCCATAGAAGAGAGGGAGATGTgatgagtgatcccacaggagaaacgagggtggggaagagacttaccacgggagaaaggggatggggaagagagataccacaggaggaaggtgatgggcaagtaagttcccacaggaggaaggggatggggaggagagaccccacaggaggaaggggatggggaggagagaccacACAGGAGTAATAGGGATGGGAAGgacagttcccacaggaggaaggggatgggaaagagagatcccactggaggaaggggatgggcagAGTGATCCCAGAGGAAGAAGGCTGATGGGGATACCAAAACCCACTggagaaagggggagagtgaagagagatcccacagggggactgcgaatggggaaaagagatcccacaggagggaggagaatggggaagagagatcccacaggaggaaggagaatggggaagagtgatAACACAGGAGGAACTAGcttttgggaagagagatccgagaGGTGGAACGGATGCTAAGGTGGGTTTGGTGTGAATGGACGGTCTGTATTACTGCCCATTATCGGTAGAGGACTTTACCCTTTGCAGGCATGTCGTGCACACAGTCTCACAGGTGGTCTGATGCTGATAATCACATACGTGGAAGAGCAGAGAGAGAACAATCTCACAGAAGGAATTCtctccttctcactgggacagtcctctgtctcctgtccctCACTGGGAAGAGGGTGAAATGTTTGTACGGTCTGCTGACAGTCTTTTGTCCCTCagtgggaagggggtgtgaagcTCTGACCCACCTATTGCAGTTATCGTCGGTCTGGGCTTCAGTgactgagaaggaacattgtcaatggccgtgtcacaggcagcgagaaacacggccattcctgtgactTACTGCCATTAATCCAATAGCCGttgtcactgatctgatgaacTCTACAACATCTCTTCACAATGAACCACAGGACACTCCCTTCCTCGAGGATTTACTGACGGATCACCTgccatttgtcacaattcttcgcaatctgatttactacagttTTACCCAAATTCCTTTACATCGAAACAACAGAATGGAACAGTTTCtctgttcagagtgagagataaatcaaatTACCTCAACTTCTGGCatttgtgcagcccgggtcccagacgctggattccttcacactgaatgtggcatttCCACAGGTctaggtgttttattgtatcacagagtccgatgacatgggACAGGACAGAACAGTCAATGggtgtcagtgtcattccactgaatgaaagtgtttccacagatcccagggtGGCCTGAGCCAgcccacgattctgagactcaaacaggtagtgcaatgtgttcaggaagcTCCTTTTCGcagcttcactctctgtgtttCCAATCtgacgtttaacctcctccttcacccagtcaatcacccggcaggttgtttcatgaggaaatggacccacaaactcctccaggacccgagctgtcattgggttggagagaccagcaacaaaacggagaaatacctcaaatcgcccatctgtcgtgtcgtgggcttcagtgaggaatgacaggatatccccgggatgtggattcaggaattgtgcgactgcagctacatactcttggatggtgaggtgtgggaatgtgtacaccacgctctgggcagaatcctctctctccaaaagctccatcaggaacccggacaggaactgggaaggctgtagattgtagttgatcaaatctccatttgtgaacacaatcttcctctcggacactcctctgaaggccatctgaccaaccctgagtaaaacatcacgggggttctcaatctcacggccatggtttttcaggatgttgtaaatatagtaggagtacagttgggtgatggtcttgggaactcgctgcgggtccctgactctttgtgtgaagaaggagCCCAGTGCCAgcgcgaggatccagcagtaggaggggttgtagctcatggtgtacaggatctcgttctccctcacgtgtttgaaaacagctgctgccaccgtctgatcttcaaaatacctgatgaaatattccttccgttcctcaccaacaaatcccaggatttcagcccagatacTGATCTCTGCCATTTctaataaatgtaacgcagtggggcgggtggtcaccagcactgaacaccctgggagcagtttgccctggattaaactgtacacgaTGTCCGACACTTCACACCagcactcgggatctgggcactggtgtttttgttctgtatctctccgactgtcagcaaaatcgattttttgtttgaattcatccaaaccatcaaatataaacagtaatccctctgggttcttccagacctttctcaggatattcccaaagtagggATACTGATCTAGAATCAGTTCCCTTAGATTTATTCTACAGTTAAtagagtttaaatcccggaatttgaaactgaagacaaactggaattgttggtatattttccccgtggcccagtcataaacaatcttttgaaccatcgttgttttcccgatccccgggactccggccactgcagCCGAACATCCTGAAGTTGACCGTGTAAAGAATCTTTTCATTTTGTCCCGAACACTATGTGAGCAACTATTCTGAAACAGATGAGCAATGTGGATTTTCTCCAGCTCTTTGCGAATGTGTTTttgtctccactcctcgtggtctctgcctcttgccagcagctcatgttccaccagtctccgatctcgagtggtagaaatgaccgtgagctcagcgtatcgatcaaccagctggaaaaccttctgcttctccctcatcaggatcgtgttcactctcagtttttcagtctgtgcccgcagagtctccttgtgctTCTGTTGAACATCTGAGGACGGAGAGAGATAGGTTGTCAatgcctgatctgatgaacatGGAACACTCACGTATTtcccatattttaaaaaaaacttgttcaAGACACTTTTTCGGTGAAATCGGGAGATCAGGAGTAAGAGTGTCTGAAAATGAACATTTTTGATCTGATTCTGGTTTGCTGTTAAATGCTCCACTCTACGCTCTGATCGTATTTTGCAGATTCCCCGGTGTTCCAGCAAGCACCAAGTGCACAcgtgattctggagaggagagtgttgtgTGGAGCGGGTGGTTTCACTGCTCAGCTTCTGCTGAACTCTCCAACACCACAGACGGTAACAGTGGGGGGAATGGGCACTCTACATCTTCTTACTTTTCTCATAACGGACCTGATGTTCGTGATGGTGCTTTGGGCTTCAGCTGTCAGTCCTGAGCCACAGAGTTTGTTTTTTTCCAGGTTCAGCCAGTCACGATGTAACACCCCCTGCACAACTCCATTGTCTGTTAATCTCTGAGGAACTGGGACAGTCTCCTCTGCTCCCAGGAGTTGGTACGTGATCTCAGGCGATACACCCCTACCACAGCTCTACAGTCTCCTCTGCTCCAGAGAACTTGCACATGAATTCAGGCAATTCCCTGATGTTGCCCGGAAGAGCAGAAAACTgaaaaggatggcagcagtaataggggactctctGGTCAGGGAGACAGTTAGGCAATTCTGCGGACACAAAAAGGAGACACCGATGAtactttgcctcccaggtgcgaaGGTCCAAAATGTTTCCGGacacgtccacgatatcctgaaaagggaagaTGAACATCCAGAAGACGTGGCATatatggtaccaatgacataggaagaaagaaAATTGGAGGAGGTCTGGAAAACAGATCATCGGGAGATAGGAAGAAAGCTGAGCAGGTGGAACTCAAACATAGTAATCTCCGGATTTCTGTCTGTGCCACACGTAGCTAGTGtagcagatgaatgcgtggctgaagaactgCAGAGGTGGCAGGGATTCAGGTTTTTGGATATTTGGGACAACATTTGGGGCTGACGTAACAGGTTGCCCGAATCCGAGAGGGATGATTAACCCTGctgcagatttactggagctgttgagAGTGCTTTACACTAATATGGCAGGTGattgggaaccaggatgatagacctgaggatgagccaacagaCTTACAAGATAAtgggtgtaatatgaatgtaTGAAGGACAAGCTCATGATTGGGTTCAAGTGCAGACATATGTTGAATTTCACCACAGAGTCAGAATTCAAAAGGACGCAGATGCAGAAATGGAAGCCTTGTACTTAAATACACGTAGCTTTCGGAACAAGGTGGACGAACACTTAGTGCGATTACCTattggtcggtatgatgttgTGAGCGTCACTGAGTCATGACTGAATGAAGAccatagttgggaacttaactTCAAAGGACATACTTTCTATCCAAGGGACAGGCAGGACgacataggcggtggtgtggttcTAATGGTTCGAAATGCAATTACACCTTCAGAAGGACGTGACTTAGGATCAGAGAATGTTAATTCTTTTTGGGTAGCgaaaagaaattgcaagggtaaaaaaaaaatgagaatcATATATGGGCCTTCAAATAGTAGCTAAGCGGATGGGTTGAGATTGAAAAgaaagctggaaaaggcatgtaataagggtaatgtgggacttcaatatgcaaggaaaaTAGGAAAATCAAGCATACTTGAGGTGTCGGCTCGCAAAAGAGGCAATTTATTGAATGCCgacaagatagctttttagagcagcttgtgcttgagactATTTGGCGAAAGGCTTTCTTAGACtgtgtgttgtgtaataacccagatcttatagGGAGCTTAATGCAAAGGAACCTTTGGAATGAGTGATTATAAAGTGATGGAATTTAAACTGCAAGTTGAGGGGAGGAAGCATAAtttacatgtatcagtatcgcaatggaataaagtgaattacagaggcatgagagaggagctttacCAGGTGGATTAGAGGGGATTCTAGTGAGAATAATGGCAGAAAAtcgatggctgaagtttctgggaataattcacaaggtgcaggatagatatggcccaggaagaagttctcaaacggcaggggtaggcaaccgtgatTGAGAAAGGAAGTTGactgcataaaaaccaaggaaagggtacataatgtagcaaaagtgggTGGAAAGTTGGATGAATGGAAAGGTTTTAAAATCCAATACAAGGCAACAaataaagctataagaagggaaaagatgaaatatggaagcAATCAaggcaataatataaagcaggataataaacactttttttcagttatataaagagtaagagtgagatgagagttgatattggagcactggaaatgatgctggtgatagtaatgggagacaaataAATGACAGATAAACTTAAAGGGTACTCAGCATATGTCTCCAGTGAGGAAGACGCCAGCAGTGTGCAGTGGTCCGTAGGTGACAGGCAATAGAAATGAGTACTATtactattacaaaagaaaaagtacTCGGCATACTGAGAGGTCTTAAGTTGAATAGGTCACCAGGGCcaggtggactacatcccagagacctgagagaggttgctgtcgagataacggatgcattggtcatgatctttcaaaacttagttgattctggcatgatcTCGGAGGACTGAaggattgcaaatatcacttcatTCTTTAAGAAATGAGGAAGTCAAAagtcgggaaattataggccaggtagCCAAACCTCAGTGGTTTGGAAAATATTGCATTCTATTACTAAggttgaggttttgaggtacttggcgACTAATAactaaataagtcaaagtcagcatggcttctgtgaagggaaatcatgcctgaccaatctgttCTCCGTGGAAGTACCACGCAGGGTCAACAAAGGAAAGGCAGTTGATGcgatttgcttggattttcagaaagcatttgattcggtgccacaaatgaggctgctgaacaagataaaattctatggCTTTAcgggaaagatattagcatgggtAGTGGAATGGCAGGAGGCAGCAAataggaataaaaggggccttttctggttgactgcctgtGAATAGTTGTGTTCCGCATGGGTCAGTATTGGATCAGCTGCATTTGACATTGTTTGTCAAAgtcatttggataatggaattgatgctttgtggcaaagtttgcagatgatacaaagataagtggaggggtaggtagtgctgaggaagcaaagcgATTGCACGAGAATGTAAATAAATAGGGAGAATGGGttaaaatgtggcagatggaatacagtgttgggaaatgtatgataatgtattttgggaaAAAGAACAATAGTGCTGACCATCATCTAAATGGGAGGAAGgtccaaacatcagaggtgcagagggacttgggagtgcttcagcaagattcccagaaggttaatttacgggTTGAGTCTGTAATAAagtaggcaaatgcaacgttggcatatatttcaaggggaatcgaatataaaagcaaggagataatgctgagcattTATGAGTTTGTAGTCAAGACGCACTTAGAGTTTTGTCAACAATTTTCGGCCAGATACGCAGaacagatgtgttgtcattggagagagtccagagagatTCACgaggattattctgggaatgatggGGTTAACATATGGGGAGCGTTTTGGCAATTTAAGGCCTGTACTCAATGAAATTTAGTGGAATGCAGGgatatctctttgaaacctaacgaatgctgaaaggaccagatagggtggatgtggagaggatgttttttttatggtgggagtatccaggactggagggcacagcatcaaaattgaggggtgatcctTTAGAACAGGTAAGGAAAATTGTTCTTAAGCAGAGAGTAGCGAATCGTTTGAATGTTCAGCCACAGTCTGCAGTGGAGGCggtgtccatgggtatatttaaggcggaaggtcttgattggtcagggcatcaaatgatatggtgagaaggcaggtgtatggggcttaGTGGGACCcgggatcagcaatgatggaatggcagagtggactgaatggcctaattctgctgctacgtCTTGTGGCCTTATGGAGGAATAACATCAAATATCGACATCACTTTGGATCCAAGGTGTGAGACTTTCCATGCTGGTGTTGGATGTTCCTATTGGAGACGTTTGATTTCAGTTTTGACAGATCTCGGGATATTTGGAGCGAGGGAAAGAAGAATGCAAAGGCTTTCCTGTCTGACTGACGAGAATGTCTGTTTAGCAAACGCATAAATGTCTCCAGGTGTACAGCCGAAGACCCAAACGGTAAAAGGTGTTCTGAAAAATGCAAGTGTTTACCCGTCCTCTAGTCACAGCATCAAAAAGTATCTCTCAAGTTCTGACAGTCTCTAGTCAGGTCTCTAAGGACatgtattcagactctcagagtggaATAAAGATTTTGAGATTTACATTCCATCGCTTACCTTTCAGATATCCGGGCACTTCCGATAAACCTGGCTCAGTGTTCATGTAGGCGATCTGGCCGTcacctgttcaaacagattaacctgcatgaagtctgttctgtgtaatactgtaaattcatcaCCATTTCATCTGTAACACACACCATACCGCGTTCCCGTATTTCGTCcaatattctgctcagcttcggtaaatggcgatgtagtttcacaaaggaaTCCCACATCACTCTCCGGGCCCTGGAACCCTTCTCCATCACCAAatccaggaggagtt is from Hemitrygon akajei unplaced genomic scaffold, sHemAka1.3 Scf000049, whole genome shotgun sequence and encodes:
- the LOC140721027 gene encoding NACHT, LRR and PYD domains-containing protein 3-like isoform X2 → MEKGSRARRVMWDSFVKLHRHLPKLSRILDEIRERGDGQIAYMNTEPGLSEVPGYLKDVQQKHKETLRAQTEKLRVNTILMREKQKVFQLVDRYAELTVISTTRDRRLVEHELLARGRDHEEWRQKHIRKELEKIHIAHLFQNSCSHSVRDKMKRFFTRSTSGCSAAVAGVPGIGKTTMVQKIVYDWATGKIYQQFQFVFSFKFRDLNSINCRINLRELILDQYPYFGNILRKVWKNPEGLLFIFDGLDEFKQKIDFADSRRDTEQKHQCPDPECWCEVSDIVYSLIQGKLLPGCSVLVTTRPTALHLLEMAEISIWAEILGFVGEERKEYFIRYFEDQTVAAAVFKHVRENEILYTMSYNPSYCWILALALGSFFTQRVRDPQRVPKTITQLYSYYIYNILKNHGREIENPRDVLLRVGQMAFRGVSERKIVFTNGDLINYNLQPSQFLSGFLMELLEREDSAQSVVYTFPHLTIQEYVAAVAQFLNPHPGDILSFLTEAHDTTDGRFEVFLRFVAGLSNPMTARVLEEFVGPFPHETTCRVIDWVKEEVKRQIGNTESEAAKRSFLNTLHYLFESQNRGLAQATLGSVETLSFSGMTLTPIDCSVLSHVIGLCDTIKHLDLWKCHIQCEGIQRLGPGLHKCQKLSLGQNKLGDSGVKLVSAALRNLECKIQKLRLDGVGLTDSGAEDLASALSTNPSLMGLYLNGNKLGDSGVKLMSVVLRNLECKIQKLGLDGVGLTDSGVEDLASAFSTNASRTRLNLGYNWLTDRSVPALRRLILTLPRLKHIRLLGNRFSETGRKELRSLQETRPGLTVIV
- the LOC140721027 gene encoding NACHT, LRR and PYD domains-containing protein 3-like isoform X1 — encoded protein: MDTDLNSAISAFLSNCEDHHLFQLTRFYMERLEQAIEEGVEGVGFMLTHDHHFNEREYHSVTELAEKGNRAGASKLLLDLVMEKGSRARRVMWDSFVKLHRHLPKLSRILDEIRERGDGQIAYMNTEPGLSEVPGYLKDVQQKHKETLRAQTEKLRVNTILMREKQKVFQLVDRYAELTVISTTRDRRLVEHELLARGRDHEEWRQKHIRKELEKIHIAHLFQNSCSHSVRDKMKRFFTRSTSGCSAAVAGVPGIGKTTMVQKIVYDWATGKIYQQFQFVFSFKFRDLNSINCRINLRELILDQYPYFGNILRKVWKNPEGLLFIFDGLDEFKQKIDFADSRRDTEQKHQCPDPECWCEVSDIVYSLIQGKLLPGCSVLVTTRPTALHLLEMAEISIWAEILGFVGEERKEYFIRYFEDQTVAAAVFKHVRENEILYTMSYNPSYCWILALALGSFFTQRVRDPQRVPKTITQLYSYYIYNILKNHGREIENPRDVLLRVGQMAFRGVSERKIVFTNGDLINYNLQPSQFLSGFLMELLEREDSAQSVVYTFPHLTIQEYVAAVAQFLNPHPGDILSFLTEAHDTTDGRFEVFLRFVAGLSNPMTARVLEEFVGPFPHETTCRVIDWVKEEVKRQIGNTESEAAKRSFLNTLHYLFESQNRGLAQATLGSVETLSFSGMTLTPIDCSVLSHVIGLCDTIKHLDLWKCHIQCEGIQRLGPGLHKCQKLSLGQNKLGDSGVKLVSAALRNLECKIQKLRLDGVGLTDSGAEDLASALSTNPSLMGLYLNGNKLGDSGVKLMSVVLRNLECKIQKLGLDGVGLTDSGVEDLASAFSTNASRTRLNLGYNWLTDRSVPALRRLILTLPRLKHIRLLGNRFSETGRKELRSLQETRPGLTVIV